The Salmo trutta chromosome 6, fSalTru1.1, whole genome shotgun sequence genome has a window encoding:
- the LOC115196300 gene encoding rho GTPase-activating protein 20 isoform X1 produces the protein METMSPQQQNELSRRTSLTGESKTSTQHEHKRRMKSLSHRRQSAPSLVINKALTRSRTFSRESFLVPVCPETCPLVQSFLCPDRAFLLHGYVTLKTGLQTQDRDFFLFTDVLIIAKSKSPTHFKMKAQVCVGEMWTAQCMEDVCEGSTNPERSFVIGWPTCNCVVTFSSEVQKERWLSMLKSRIKEEKEKDDPKTIPLKVFGKGIGSCAQAVCKTLGVSNSDSTNEVVRLALQQFGVTSCVKDYQLWVSSKRDNAPYPLIGHEFPFSIQMSHMREPLSQPGRRDTVPPPDRQRAMHRDQVQVDKQCQFILKTRCSSTTTTPVIVDPAQKPFKRRRSLINWAFWKGSNPNLHSSSTNLSSPAPGYLFGQSLSTICWDNSLPKPVMDMLVFLYNEGPFTRGIFRRSAGARACRELRDRLDSGAQDVPLTREHVFIIAAVFKDFLRNIPGSLLCSDLYEQWMDVMEEAESEEEEQAQDITRLIGLLPKENALLLRHVVAVLHGIQENAHDNQMNAFNLSVCIAPSMLWAPGPSSPEVEGEGAKKVCDLVRYMIEHCQEVLGEDVTSVFGGLPRKRAESDVSSFHLTDSSYDSLENMLNDDSSESPCLHTSRRRWRAKPLQGSLDSVLTLSDCDLEQPDLDTDPDTTDPQSGNHHHRDTITQPGSGNLLQPSTPARGRTRKLSPAAPRSSCPSPPAPRRGGRRCSEPAIGYSVSSFVARLAGNTDRLGSIDDLAGGGEMFHSLRKDGQTHGPTHTGEWNGSKGVCEGSGSQGAQTRRRDASNSSLSSPPTSPIPTRSSVDSLDSLLSHSSIQSAPFWQPRAGPNAARLTPSPAPPVPPAPPGPPVPLTPISSPTSTHSLPIPTPAPGQGLSPNISPPKEIPSWGTLKGCRGLHSNTWLKRGRRLSLSQQEDEGGVVGSTNNTLPTSKSYQDKGGLKQSSEDPPKSSLASCPPKAGGLQNRGRVTKYRRSSQGSVSPPSRQRSQEHFHSCRSPCYQSTDRPLTVKELREIHSRACAASNTGYDVTNQGSRTPPQHVFFGQGGPSLSLARQKSHSLAPGMEGLSGGRCSQRRSSEPGAAHLGEALVLDKASHPERFHREAKLGQRSKSVDGSQDLGLKVSDTDRSGAPKFCLSPSATKAVRDYFSSHTHSNPHSGQQVALALIQGQRERLRRCSDPMLEPDFDQLLFAEESYV, from the exons AGAGAGCTTCCTGGTTCCTGTGTGTCCAGAGACGTGCCCATTGGTCCAGTCGTTCCTGTGTCCTGATAGGGCGTTCCTCCTGCACGGCTACGTCACGCTGAAGACGGGGCTGCAGACGCAGGACAGAGACTTCTTCCTCTTCACCGACGTCCTCATCATCGCCAAGTCCAa GTCTCCCACACACTTCAAGATGAAGGCtcaggtgtgtgtgggtgagatGTGGACAGCCCAGTGCATGGAGGACGTATGTGAGGGCAGCACCAACCCAGAGAGGAGCTTCGTCATAGGCTGGCCCACCTGCAACTGTGTGGTCACCTTCAG CTCTGAGGTCCAGAAGGAGAGATGGCTCTCCATGCTCAAAAG TCGAATAAAAGAGGAGAAGGAAAAGGATGATCCTAAAACCATTCCACTGAAGGTGTTTGGGAAAGGCATCGGGAGTTGTGCTCAGGCCGTCTGTAAGACCTTGGGTGTCAGTAACTCTGATTCAACCAATGAGGTTGTCCGACTCGCTCTTCAACAGTTTGGTGTCACG AGCTGTGTGAAGGACTACCAGCTGTGGGTAAGCTCCAAGAGGGACAACGCCCCTTACCCTCTCATTG GTCATGAGTTCCCTTTCAGTATCCAGATGAGTCATATGCGGGAGCCCCTGTCCCAGCCGGGCCGCAGGGACACAGTTCcacctccagacagacagagggcgaTGCACCGCGACCAGGTACAGGTGGACAAACAGTGCCAGTTCATCCTAAAGACCCGATGCAGCTCCACAACAACAACGCCTGTGATTG TAGACCCAGCTCAGAAGCCCTTCAAGCGAAGGCGTTCTCTCATCAACTGGGCTTTCTGGAAAGGCTCCAATCCTAACCTCCACAGTTCCTCTAcaaacctctcctctcctgcccccgGCTACCTGTTCGGCCAATCGCTGAGCACCATCTGTTGGGACAACTCCCTGCCCAAGCCCGTCATG gacatGCTGGTGTTCCTGTACAACGAGGGTCCGTTCACGCGGGGGATATTCCGACGGTCAGCGGGGGCGAGGGCGTGTCGTGAACTCAGGGACAGACTGGACTCTGGGGCTCAGGATGTCCCGCTGACACGGGAGCACGTCTTCATCATCGCTGCTGTGTTTAAG GACTTCCTGCGGAACATTCCGGGCAGTCTGCTGTGTTCAGACCTCTATGAACAGTGGATGGATGTGATGGAGGAAGCAGAatcggaggaggaggaacaggcaCAGGATATAACGAG GCTGATTGGTCTACTGCCCAAAGAGAACGCCCTGTTGCTACGCCATGTGGTTGCCGTGCTGCACGGTATCCAGGAAAACGCCCATGACAACCAGATGAACGCCTTCAACCTGTCTGTGTGCATTGCTCCCAGCATGCTCTGGGCTCCGGGCCCCAGCAGCCccgaggtggagggggagggcgCCAAGAAG GTGTGTGACCTGGTCAGGTATATGATAGAACACTGCCAGGAGGTCCTGGGAGAGGATGTCACCTCTGTGTTTGGAGGTCTACCCCGGAAACGTGCCGAATCag ACGTGTCTTCCTTCCACCTGACCGACTCGTCTTATGACAGCCTGGAGAACATGCTGAATGATGACAGCAGTGAGTCTCCATGCCTCCACACCTCACGGCGACGCTGGAGAGCCAAGCCCCTGCAGGGCAGCCTGGACTCGGTCCTCACCCTGAGTGACTGCGACCTGGAGCAGCCCGACCTGGACACAGACCCCGACACCACAGACCCCCAATCTGGCAACCACCACCACCGTGATACGATCACACAACCTGGATCTGGCAACCTCCTCCAGCCCTCAACCCCAGCCCGAGGCAGGACCAGGAAACTCAGCCCAGCTGCGCCCCGCTCCTCCTGTCCCAGCCCCCCAGCTCCtcggaggggggggaggaggtgCTCAGAGCCGGCCATAGGGTACTCTGTGTCCAGCTTTGTGGCGCGACTGGCAGGGAACACAGACAGGCTGGGCAGCATCGATGACCTGGCTGGAGGTGGGGAGATGTTTCACAGCTTACGGAAGGATGGACAGACACACGGACCCACACACACTGGGGAGTGGAATGGCAgtaagggtgtgtgtgagggttcGGGGTCACAAGGTGCACAGACGCGACGCCGGGACGCGAGCAACTCCAGTCTCTCTTCGCCGCCCACCTCCCCCATCCCCACACGCTCCTCAGTGGACTCCCTGGAcagcctcctctcccactccAGCATCCAGTCCGCTCCATTCTGGCAACCCAGGGCGGGACCCAACGCCGCAAGATTGACTCCCTCCCCTGCCCCTCCAGTCCCTCCTGCCCCTCCTGGCCCTCCTGTCCCTCTAACCCCCATATCTTCCCCTACTTCAACCCATAGTCTACCCATCCCCACCCCGGCTCCAGGCCAGGGGCTCAGTCCCAATATCTCCCCGCCGAAGGAGATCCCTTCCTGGGGTACTCTGAAGGGCTGCAGGGGGCTCCATTCCAACACCTGGTTGAAGAGAGGCCGCAGACTGTCGCTGTCGCAGCAGGAGGATGAGGGGGGTGTG gtggGTTCCACTAATAACACTCTCCCCACTAGCAAGTCATATCAGGATAAAGGAGGGCTGAAACAGTCGTCTGAGGACCCCCCCAAGTCCAGCCTGGCCAGCTGCCCCCCAAAGGCAGGAGGGTTGCAGAATCGCGGCAGGGTGACCAAGTACCGAAGATCCAGTCAAGGCTCGGTGAGCCCACCATCGCGCCAGAGGTCCCAGGAGCATTTCCACTCCTGCCGCTCTCCCTGCTACCAATCGACAGACAGACCCCTCACTGTCAAAGAACTGAGAGAGATACACAGCCGGGCCTGCGCAGCGAGCAACACAGGATATGATGTCACAAACCAGGGTAGCCGTACCCCTCCCCAACATGTGTTCTTTGGGCAGGGTGGACCCAGCTTGTCCCTAGCCAGGCAGAAGTCCCACTCCCTAGCCCCAGGCATGGAGGGTCTCTCCGGAGGCAGATGTTCCCAGCGCCGGAGCTCTGAGCCTGGGGCAGCACATCTAGGCGAAGCCCTGGTTCTGGATAAGGCCTCACACCCGGAGAGGTTTCACAGAGAGGCCAAACTGGGTCAGAGGTCAAAGTCAGTGGACGGGTCCCAAGACCTGGGGTTGAAGGTGTCCGACACGGACCGAAGCGGGGCTCCGAAGTTTTGCCTGTCTCCCTCTGCCACCAAGGCTGTGAGGGACTATTTCTCGTCTCACACGCACAGCAATCCCCATAGTGGTCAGCAGGTGGCGCTAGCCCTGATTCAGGGGCAGAGGGAGCGCCTCAGGAGGTGTAGTGATCCCATGCTGGAGCCTGACTTTGACCAACTGCTCTTTGCTGAAGAGTCCTACGTGTGA
- the LOC115196300 gene encoding rho GTPase-activating protein 20 isoform X2, which produces METMSPQQQNELSRRTSLTGESKTSTQHEHKRRMKSLSHRRQSAPSLVINKALTRSRTFSRESFLVPVCPETCPLVQSFLCPDRAFLLHGYVTLKTGLQTQDRDFFLFTDVLIIAKSKSPTHFKMKAQVCVGEMWTAQCMEDVCEGSTNPERSFVIGWPTCNCVVTFSSEVQKERWLSMLKSRIKEEKEKDDPKTIPLKVFGKGIGSCAQAVCKTLGVSNSDSTNEVVRLALQQFGVTSCVKDYQLWVSSKRDNAPYPLIGHEFPFSIQMSHMREPLSQPGRRDTVPPPDRQRAMHRDQVQVDKQCQFILKTRCSSTTTTPVIDPAQKPFKRRRSLINWAFWKGSNPNLHSSSTNLSSPAPGYLFGQSLSTICWDNSLPKPVMDMLVFLYNEGPFTRGIFRRSAGARACRELRDRLDSGAQDVPLTREHVFIIAAVFKDFLRNIPGSLLCSDLYEQWMDVMEEAESEEEEQAQDITRLIGLLPKENALLLRHVVAVLHGIQENAHDNQMNAFNLSVCIAPSMLWAPGPSSPEVEGEGAKKVCDLVRYMIEHCQEVLGEDVTSVFGGLPRKRAESDVSSFHLTDSSYDSLENMLNDDSSESPCLHTSRRRWRAKPLQGSLDSVLTLSDCDLEQPDLDTDPDTTDPQSGNHHHRDTITQPGSGNLLQPSTPARGRTRKLSPAAPRSSCPSPPAPRRGGRRCSEPAIGYSVSSFVARLAGNTDRLGSIDDLAGGGEMFHSLRKDGQTHGPTHTGEWNGSKGVCEGSGSQGAQTRRRDASNSSLSSPPTSPIPTRSSVDSLDSLLSHSSIQSAPFWQPRAGPNAARLTPSPAPPVPPAPPGPPVPLTPISSPTSTHSLPIPTPAPGQGLSPNISPPKEIPSWGTLKGCRGLHSNTWLKRGRRLSLSQQEDEGGVVGSTNNTLPTSKSYQDKGGLKQSSEDPPKSSLASCPPKAGGLQNRGRVTKYRRSSQGSVSPPSRQRSQEHFHSCRSPCYQSTDRPLTVKELREIHSRACAASNTGYDVTNQGSRTPPQHVFFGQGGPSLSLARQKSHSLAPGMEGLSGGRCSQRRSSEPGAAHLGEALVLDKASHPERFHREAKLGQRSKSVDGSQDLGLKVSDTDRSGAPKFCLSPSATKAVRDYFSSHTHSNPHSGQQVALALIQGQRERLRRCSDPMLEPDFDQLLFAEESYV; this is translated from the exons AGAGAGCTTCCTGGTTCCTGTGTGTCCAGAGACGTGCCCATTGGTCCAGTCGTTCCTGTGTCCTGATAGGGCGTTCCTCCTGCACGGCTACGTCACGCTGAAGACGGGGCTGCAGACGCAGGACAGAGACTTCTTCCTCTTCACCGACGTCCTCATCATCGCCAAGTCCAa GTCTCCCACACACTTCAAGATGAAGGCtcaggtgtgtgtgggtgagatGTGGACAGCCCAGTGCATGGAGGACGTATGTGAGGGCAGCACCAACCCAGAGAGGAGCTTCGTCATAGGCTGGCCCACCTGCAACTGTGTGGTCACCTTCAG CTCTGAGGTCCAGAAGGAGAGATGGCTCTCCATGCTCAAAAG TCGAATAAAAGAGGAGAAGGAAAAGGATGATCCTAAAACCATTCCACTGAAGGTGTTTGGGAAAGGCATCGGGAGTTGTGCTCAGGCCGTCTGTAAGACCTTGGGTGTCAGTAACTCTGATTCAACCAATGAGGTTGTCCGACTCGCTCTTCAACAGTTTGGTGTCACG AGCTGTGTGAAGGACTACCAGCTGTGGGTAAGCTCCAAGAGGGACAACGCCCCTTACCCTCTCATTG GTCATGAGTTCCCTTTCAGTATCCAGATGAGTCATATGCGGGAGCCCCTGTCCCAGCCGGGCCGCAGGGACACAGTTCcacctccagacagacagagggcgaTGCACCGCGACCAGGTACAGGTGGACAAACAGTGCCAGTTCATCCTAAAGACCCGATGCAGCTCCACAACAACAACGCCTGTGATTG ACCCAGCTCAGAAGCCCTTCAAGCGAAGGCGTTCTCTCATCAACTGGGCTTTCTGGAAAGGCTCCAATCCTAACCTCCACAGTTCCTCTAcaaacctctcctctcctgcccccgGCTACCTGTTCGGCCAATCGCTGAGCACCATCTGTTGGGACAACTCCCTGCCCAAGCCCGTCATG gacatGCTGGTGTTCCTGTACAACGAGGGTCCGTTCACGCGGGGGATATTCCGACGGTCAGCGGGGGCGAGGGCGTGTCGTGAACTCAGGGACAGACTGGACTCTGGGGCTCAGGATGTCCCGCTGACACGGGAGCACGTCTTCATCATCGCTGCTGTGTTTAAG GACTTCCTGCGGAACATTCCGGGCAGTCTGCTGTGTTCAGACCTCTATGAACAGTGGATGGATGTGATGGAGGAAGCAGAatcggaggaggaggaacaggcaCAGGATATAACGAG GCTGATTGGTCTACTGCCCAAAGAGAACGCCCTGTTGCTACGCCATGTGGTTGCCGTGCTGCACGGTATCCAGGAAAACGCCCATGACAACCAGATGAACGCCTTCAACCTGTCTGTGTGCATTGCTCCCAGCATGCTCTGGGCTCCGGGCCCCAGCAGCCccgaggtggagggggagggcgCCAAGAAG GTGTGTGACCTGGTCAGGTATATGATAGAACACTGCCAGGAGGTCCTGGGAGAGGATGTCACCTCTGTGTTTGGAGGTCTACCCCGGAAACGTGCCGAATCag ACGTGTCTTCCTTCCACCTGACCGACTCGTCTTATGACAGCCTGGAGAACATGCTGAATGATGACAGCAGTGAGTCTCCATGCCTCCACACCTCACGGCGACGCTGGAGAGCCAAGCCCCTGCAGGGCAGCCTGGACTCGGTCCTCACCCTGAGTGACTGCGACCTGGAGCAGCCCGACCTGGACACAGACCCCGACACCACAGACCCCCAATCTGGCAACCACCACCACCGTGATACGATCACACAACCTGGATCTGGCAACCTCCTCCAGCCCTCAACCCCAGCCCGAGGCAGGACCAGGAAACTCAGCCCAGCTGCGCCCCGCTCCTCCTGTCCCAGCCCCCCAGCTCCtcggaggggggggaggaggtgCTCAGAGCCGGCCATAGGGTACTCTGTGTCCAGCTTTGTGGCGCGACTGGCAGGGAACACAGACAGGCTGGGCAGCATCGATGACCTGGCTGGAGGTGGGGAGATGTTTCACAGCTTACGGAAGGATGGACAGACACACGGACCCACACACACTGGGGAGTGGAATGGCAgtaagggtgtgtgtgagggttcGGGGTCACAAGGTGCACAGACGCGACGCCGGGACGCGAGCAACTCCAGTCTCTCTTCGCCGCCCACCTCCCCCATCCCCACACGCTCCTCAGTGGACTCCCTGGAcagcctcctctcccactccAGCATCCAGTCCGCTCCATTCTGGCAACCCAGGGCGGGACCCAACGCCGCAAGATTGACTCCCTCCCCTGCCCCTCCAGTCCCTCCTGCCCCTCCTGGCCCTCCTGTCCCTCTAACCCCCATATCTTCCCCTACTTCAACCCATAGTCTACCCATCCCCACCCCGGCTCCAGGCCAGGGGCTCAGTCCCAATATCTCCCCGCCGAAGGAGATCCCTTCCTGGGGTACTCTGAAGGGCTGCAGGGGGCTCCATTCCAACACCTGGTTGAAGAGAGGCCGCAGACTGTCGCTGTCGCAGCAGGAGGATGAGGGGGGTGTG gtggGTTCCACTAATAACACTCTCCCCACTAGCAAGTCATATCAGGATAAAGGAGGGCTGAAACAGTCGTCTGAGGACCCCCCCAAGTCCAGCCTGGCCAGCTGCCCCCCAAAGGCAGGAGGGTTGCAGAATCGCGGCAGGGTGACCAAGTACCGAAGATCCAGTCAAGGCTCGGTGAGCCCACCATCGCGCCAGAGGTCCCAGGAGCATTTCCACTCCTGCCGCTCTCCCTGCTACCAATCGACAGACAGACCCCTCACTGTCAAAGAACTGAGAGAGATACACAGCCGGGCCTGCGCAGCGAGCAACACAGGATATGATGTCACAAACCAGGGTAGCCGTACCCCTCCCCAACATGTGTTCTTTGGGCAGGGTGGACCCAGCTTGTCCCTAGCCAGGCAGAAGTCCCACTCCCTAGCCCCAGGCATGGAGGGTCTCTCCGGAGGCAGATGTTCCCAGCGCCGGAGCTCTGAGCCTGGGGCAGCACATCTAGGCGAAGCCCTGGTTCTGGATAAGGCCTCACACCCGGAGAGGTTTCACAGAGAGGCCAAACTGGGTCAGAGGTCAAAGTCAGTGGACGGGTCCCAAGACCTGGGGTTGAAGGTGTCCGACACGGACCGAAGCGGGGCTCCGAAGTTTTGCCTGTCTCCCTCTGCCACCAAGGCTGTGAGGGACTATTTCTCGTCTCACACGCACAGCAATCCCCATAGTGGTCAGCAGGTGGCGCTAGCCCTGATTCAGGGGCAGAGGGAGCGCCTCAGGAGGTGTAGTGATCCCATGCTGGAGCCTGACTTTGACCAACTGCTCTTTGCTGAAGAGTCCTACGTGTGA